A section of the Humulus lupulus chromosome 2, drHumLupu1.1, whole genome shotgun sequence genome encodes:
- the LOC133814302 gene encoding uncharacterized protein LOC133814302 gives MVKGVKMLNPNSRILDDVIVARKKAGSSQLVDATNVQTVSTSATQTKFLKRNIIGKCTLNLDGLPKLRNVLLVKGLKANMISISQVCDQGFIVNFSRDDCNVVDQNGTIVRIRSGHGNEFENIVYDDFCKSLGIEKILKNLMPKVMLGIFLGYSINSKAYRVYNMITQTVMESSNVVIDDLKDFSEYSSEEEIDRLIDENTQRESSDVTGSDSVPTKEPSARVKKNHPTDLILGNIEDRLFTRRRNKAMLVAQGYAQVEVVDFDETFALVVRLEYIKLLLVVACIVGFKLYQMDVKSAFLNGILNEEAFFEQPKGFIDPHFLDRVFQLKKALCGLKQAPRAWRGGVDKTFFIKNADSDIVIAQIYVDDIVFCSTSNTQVQEFVKK, from the exons atGGTTAAAGGTGTaaaaatgcttaatccaaattctaggattttggATGATGTAATCGTTGCAAGAAAAAAAGCAG GATCATCTCAGTTAGTTGATGCTACAAACGTACAGACTGTTTCAACATCTGCTACACAGACCAAGTTTCTCAAAA GAAATATTATTGGAAAATGTACCCTAAATCTTGATGGGTTACCGAAATTGAGAAATGTTTTACTTGTCAAAGGACTTAAGGCTAATATGATTAGCATAAGTCAAGTCTGTGACCAAGGCTTCATAGTAAATTTTTCTCGTGATGATTGCAATGTTGTTGATCAAAATG GTACGATTGTAAGAATCAGAAGTGGTCATGGTAACGAATTTGAGAATAttgtttatgatgatttttgtaaatctctAG GGATcgagaaaatattaaaaaatttgatgccaaaagtgaTGTTGGGTATTTTTCTTGGTTACTCCATTAATAGTAaagcttatcgtgtttataacatgataACACAAACTGTGATGGAATCTTCAAATGTTGttattgatgatttgaaagatttttCTGAATATTCTAGTGAAGAAGAAATTGACAGGCTAATCGATGAAAACACTCAAAGAGAATCATCTGATGTAACTGGAAGTGATTCTGTGCCCACA AAAGAACCTTCTgctagagtaaaaaagaatcaccctactGACCTCATTCTTGGCAACATTGAGGATAGACTGTTCACAAGAAGAAG AAATAAGGCTATGTTGGTGGCCCAAGGTTACGCACAAGTAGAAGTGGTAGACTTTGATGAAACCTTTGCCCTTGTTGTTAGACTTGAGTATATTAAGCTTTTGCTAGTTGTGGCTTGCATTGTTGGTTTTAAACtataccaaatggatgtcaaatctgcGTTTTTAAATGGTATATTGAATGAAGAGGCATTTTTTGAACAACCAAAGGGTTTCATAGATCCACATTTTCTAGATCGTGTTTTTCAACTCAAAAAGGCTTTAtgtggtttgaaacaagctcctagagCCTG GAGAGGTGGAGTTGATAAAacttttttcattaaaaatgctGATTCCGATATTGTTATTGCTCAAATTTATGTCGATGATATTGTTTTTTGTTCCACTTCTAACACTCAAGTTCAGGAATTTGTCAAGAAATGA